The Pseudomonas solani genome segment CCCCGAGCGCGCGCTGCACCACTACCCGGCCGAGCACTACCGTTTTTGGCGCAAGCACTACCGTCACCTCGCCTGGAAGGCGCCGTCCTTCGGCGAAAACATCTCCACCTACGGCCTGACCGAAGAGCAGGTGTGCATCGGCGACGTGTTCCGCTGGGGCCAGGCGCTGGTGCAGGTCAGCCAGCCGCGCTCGCCCTGCTACCGCCTGAGCCGCCGCTGGGGCATCGAGGAGCTGCCGCGCTTCGTCCAGGACTCGGGCCGCTGCGGCTGGTTCTACCGGGTGCTGCGCCCCGGCTTCGTCAGCCGGGAAGACCGCCTCGAACTGCAGGAGCGCCGTTATCCCGAGCTCAGCGTCGCCCAGGCGGTACGCGCCTATTTCCACACCCCGCTGGAGCATGAAGGGCTGCGGCAGTTGCAGCAGTGCGAAGCCCTCAGTTGCCGCTGGCGCGATGGGGCCGCCCGACGCCTGGACAGTGGCCAGGTCGAGGACTGGAACGCACGCCTGCATGGCTTGCCGCTGGAGGGGATGCGCGCATGAGCGACTACCAGATCACCCTGGAACGGAACGGCGTGCTGTTCGCCAACCTGGAGGTCAGCCAGGTGCGCTACGTCGAAATGACCGCCCTGCTGCGCGAGCGCTTCCCCGCCGCCGAGGGCTTCGCCCTGCGCATCCGCCGTCGCCGCGAGCTGCGCCGCATCCTCGAGCAGGGCCCGGAAGGCTTGCGCCTGCTGGGCATCGAATACCGCCACGAAGAGGTGCCCGAACATGCGTGACCCCCTGGCCAGCCTGCGCTTGATGCGCACCGTCGAGC includes the following:
- a CDS encoding MOSC domain-containing protein; the protein is MQGVEVKAIFIGKAEDIGGGLSSAIDKREVDHRLWLWPQGLGSDEQGDPRFHGGPERALHHYPAEHYRFWRKHYRHLAWKAPSFGENISTYGLTEEQVCIGDVFRWGQALVQVSQPRSPCYRLSRRWGIEELPRFVQDSGRCGWFYRVLRPGFVSREDRLELQERRYPELSVAQAVRAYFHTPLEHEGLRQLQQCEALSCRWRDGAARRLDSGQVEDWNARLHGLPLEGMRA